A window from Bordetella petrii encodes these proteins:
- a CDS encoding CoA pyrophosphatase: protein MPDPSSRPRRPPAAPPFDPAAQAWRPADTDLAPVPPERLVPDLLRGALSRPGPWPQDALGSTEYRHPGREGAPVLAAVLIPMVAHASGVRVMLTQRSAHLYDHAGQISFPGGRLEATDATPVDAALREAQEETGLATEFVDVLGSMPSYLTSTGFSITPVLSLVRPGFTLAPDAFEVAEVFEVPLAFLMDPANHRLYRAPLPDGRERQYYAMPWQGHFIWGATAGMLRNLYHLVRQRLADAG from the coding sequence ATGCCTGACCCTTCGTCCCGCCCCCGCCGGCCTCCGGCCGCACCGCCGTTCGATCCCGCCGCGCAGGCCTGGCGGCCCGCCGATACCGACCTGGCCCCCGTGCCGCCCGAGCGGCTTGTGCCCGACTTGCTGCGCGGCGCGCTCAGCCGCCCCGGCCCCTGGCCGCAAGATGCGCTGGGTTCCACCGAATACCGCCATCCCGGCCGCGAAGGCGCACCGGTGCTGGCTGCCGTGCTGATCCCGATGGTGGCGCATGCCAGCGGCGTGCGGGTCATGCTGACCCAGCGCTCGGCCCATCTGTACGATCACGCCGGGCAGATCAGTTTTCCCGGGGGGCGCCTGGAGGCCACCGACGCCACGCCGGTGGATGCCGCGCTGCGCGAGGCCCAGGAAGAAACCGGCCTGGCGACCGAGTTCGTGGATGTGCTGGGCAGCATGCCGTCCTACCTGACGTCCACCGGGTTTTCGATCACGCCAGTGCTGTCGCTGGTGCGGCCCGGATTCACCCTGGCGCCCGATGCCTTCGAAGTGGCCGAAGTCTTCGAAGTGCCGCTGGCCTTTCTGATGGACCCGGCCAATCATCGCCTGTACCGCGCGCCGCTGCCCGACGGGCGCGAACGGCAGTACTACGCCATGCCCTGGCAGGGCCATTTCATCTGGGGCGCCACGGCCGGCATGCTGCGCAACCTGTATCACCTGGTGCGCCAGCGGCTGGCCGACGCGGGCTGA
- the paaD gene encoding 1,2-phenylacetyl-CoA epoxidase subunit PaaD, protein MAWLESVPDPEIPVLSVVDLGVVREVAWDGATCVVTITPTYSGCPAMREITHDIERTLAGHGVAAVRVETRLAPAWTTDWMSERGRAALKGYGIAAPAERAIDVSGISRRAAAPVVACPHCGSAQTRLVSHFGSTSCKALYRCGACREPFDYFKTH, encoded by the coding sequence ATGGCGTGGCTGGAAAGCGTGCCCGATCCCGAGATCCCCGTGCTGTCGGTGGTGGACCTGGGGGTGGTGCGCGAGGTGGCCTGGGACGGCGCCACCTGTGTGGTCACCATCACGCCCACTTATTCGGGCTGCCCGGCCATGCGCGAAATCACCCACGACATCGAGCGCACGCTGGCCGGCCACGGCGTGGCCGCGGTGCGGGTGGAAACCCGCCTGGCGCCGGCCTGGACCACCGACTGGATGAGCGAGCGCGGCCGCGCCGCGCTCAAGGGCTACGGCATCGCGGCGCCGGCCGAGCGCGCCATCGACGTGTCGGGCATCAGCCGCCGCGCGGCCGCGCCGGTGGTGGCCTGCCCGCATTGCGGCTCGGCGCAGACCCGGCTGGTCAGCCATTTCGGCTCGACCTCGTGCAAGGCCCTGTACCGCTGCGGCGCGTGCCGCGAGCCATTCGATTATTTCAAGACACACTGA
- the paaB gene encoding 1,2-phenylacetyl-CoA epoxidase subunit PaaB, which translates to MSKEWPLWEVFIRSQHGLAHKHVGSLHAPDAEMAINHARDVYTRRNEGLSIWVVRAADIVASSPGDKEPLFDPANSKIYRHPTFFPMPDEIKHM; encoded by the coding sequence ATGAGCAAGGAATGGCCGCTGTGGGAAGTGTTCATCCGCAGCCAGCACGGCCTGGCCCACAAGCATGTGGGCAGCCTGCACGCCCCCGACGCCGAAATGGCCATCAACCACGCGCGCGACGTCTACACGCGGCGCAATGAAGGCCTGAGCATCTGGGTGGTGCGGGCCGCCGACATCGTGGCCAGCAGCCCGGGCGACAAAGAGCCGCTGTTCGACCCCGCCAACAGCAAGATCTACCGGCATCCCACGTTCTTTCCGATGCCCGACGAAATCAAGCACATGTAG
- the orn gene encoding oligoribonuclease, translating to MAANENRLVWLDMEMTGLDPTRERIIEVAVVVTEPDLTVVAEGPVLVVHQPDSLLDAMDNWNKSTHGKSGLIDKVRASTLTEAQAEQTLLDFLAQHVPAGKSPLCGNTISQDRRFMYAYMPNLERFFHYRNLDVSTLKELARRWVPAVYKGFEKKSKHEALADIYESIDELKYYREHFLKV from the coding sequence ATGGCTGCGAACGAAAACCGCCTGGTCTGGCTCGACATGGAGATGACCGGGCTCGATCCCACCAGGGAACGCATCATCGAAGTGGCCGTGGTGGTCACCGAACCCGACCTCACCGTCGTGGCCGAAGGGCCCGTGCTGGTCGTGCACCAGCCCGACAGCCTGCTCGACGCCATGGACAACTGGAACAAGTCCACCCACGGCAAAAGCGGCCTGATCGACAAGGTGCGGGCTTCCACGCTGACCGAGGCGCAGGCCGAGCAGACGCTGCTCGATTTCCTGGCGCAGCACGTGCCGGCGGGCAAGTCGCCGCTGTGCGGCAACACCATCAGCCAGGACCGCCGCTTCATGTACGCCTACATGCCCAACCTGGAACGCTTCTTCCATTACCGCAACCTCGACGTCAGCACCCTGAAAGAACTGGCGCGCCGCTGGGTGCCCGCGGTGTACAAGGGCTTCGAGAAGAAAAGCAAGCACGAGGCGCTGGCCGACATCTACGAATCCATCGACGAACTGAAGTACTACCGCGAGCACTTCCTGAAAGTGTAG
- a CDS encoding NAD(P)H-hydrate epimerase, with protein sequence MSAASGYSVAQIRQAEQQALAQGRALMPLAGAAAAGFIAARFPAGSAVLALAGPGNNGGDALVAATQLRAAGYAVRVAMPRGSRGLPADAARAHAGWRAQGGQEQPGLDADPPDVIIDGLFGIGLNRPLDADWQALVDAVNAWGRPVLALDVPSGVDADSGRALGRALRARWTLSFIGTARGLCVPGAGREAAGELHLDTLGVAIA encoded by the coding sequence ATGTCCGCCGCGTCCGGCTATTCCGTTGCCCAGATCCGCCAGGCCGAGCAGCAGGCGCTGGCGCAGGGGCGCGCGCTGATGCCGCTGGCCGGCGCCGCGGCGGCCGGCTTCATCGCCGCGCGCTTTCCCGCGGGCAGCGCCGTGCTGGCCCTGGCGGGGCCGGGCAACAACGGCGGCGACGCGCTGGTGGCTGCCACGCAATTGCGGGCCGCCGGCTATGCGGTGCGCGTGGCGATGCCGCGCGGCTCGCGCGGGCTGCCCGCCGACGCGGCGCGGGCCCATGCCGGCTGGCGCGCACAAGGCGGGCAAGAGCAGCCGGGCCTGGATGCCGATCCGCCCGATGTAATCATCGACGGCCTGTTCGGCATTGGCCTGAACCGCCCGCTGGATGCGGATTGGCAGGCGCTGGTCGATGCCGTCAATGCCTGGGGCAGGCCGGTGCTGGCACTGGACGTGCCCAGCGGCGTGGATGCCGACAGCGGCCGCGCCCTGGGACGCGCGCTGCGGGCGCGCTGGACCCTGTCGTTCATCGGCACGGCGCGCGGCCTGTGCGTGCCCGGGGCGGGCCGCGAGGCTGCCGGAGAGCTGCACCTGGACACGCTGGGCGTGGCGATCGCGTAG
- a CDS encoding M48 family metallopeptidase → MPLTLLTLLFVSFLLADIGVRLWLASRQIRHVASHRDQVPPEFAPRIGLASHQRAADYTVARVRLGMLERVYDAVLLVALTLLGGLQAIDLLVAQATSHDLLRQLLLLGGVALLLGVLGLPFTLWRQFKLEARFGFNRMTPGLFAADLAKGVLIALALGAPLAAVILWLMAQAGSLWWLWAWGVWTAFNLLLLFIYPSFIAPLFNKFTPLSDPELAGRIKQLAQRCGFALNGLFVMDGSRRSAHGNAYFTGFGKSRRIVFFDTLLARLNADEIEAVLAHELGHFAKRHIVRRIVLSFAAALLFFALLGWLAQQPWFYEGLGVLPRLDGRNDALALLLFFLVIPVFTFMLTPVASWYSRRDEFEADRYAATQSSSGMLVSALVKLYDDNAATLTPDPVHSAFYDSHPPAAVRIRHLTQGT, encoded by the coding sequence GTGCCGCTTACTCTCCTGACTCTGCTGTTCGTTTCCTTCCTGCTGGCCGATATTGGCGTGCGTCTGTGGCTGGCCTCGCGCCAGATCCGCCACGTGGCAAGCCACCGCGATCAGGTGCCGCCCGAGTTCGCGCCGCGCATCGGCCTGGCCAGCCACCAGCGCGCGGCCGACTACACCGTGGCGCGCGTCCGGCTGGGCATGCTCGAGCGGGTCTACGACGCCGTGCTGCTGGTGGCGCTGACGCTGCTGGGCGGCCTGCAGGCCATCGACCTGCTGGTCGCGCAGGCAACCTCGCACGACCTGCTGCGGCAATTGCTGCTGCTGGGCGGCGTGGCGCTGCTGCTGGGCGTGCTGGGGCTGCCTTTCACGCTGTGGCGGCAGTTCAAGCTGGAAGCGCGCTTCGGTTTCAACCGCATGACGCCGGGCCTGTTCGCGGCCGACCTGGCCAAGGGCGTCCTGATCGCCCTGGCGCTGGGCGCGCCGCTGGCGGCCGTCATCCTGTGGCTGATGGCCCAGGCCGGCAGCCTGTGGTGGCTGTGGGCCTGGGGCGTCTGGACGGCCTTCAACCTGCTGCTGCTGTTCATCTACCCCAGCTTCATCGCGCCGCTGTTCAACAAGTTCACGCCGCTGTCCGACCCCGAACTGGCCGGCCGCATCAAGCAGCTGGCGCAGCGCTGCGGCTTTGCGCTCAACGGCCTGTTCGTCATGGACGGCTCGCGGCGCTCGGCCCACGGCAATGCGTATTTCACCGGCTTCGGCAAATCGCGCCGCATCGTGTTCTTCGACACCCTGCTGGCGCGCCTGAACGCCGACGAAATCGAAGCCGTGCTCGCGCACGAACTGGGCCATTTCGCCAAGCGCCACATCGTCAGGCGCATCGTGCTGAGCTTTGCCGCCGCCCTGCTGTTCTTCGCCCTGCTGGGGTGGCTGGCGCAGCAGCCGTGGTTCTACGAAGGCCTGGGCGTGCTGCCGCGCCTGGACGGCCGCAACGATGCCCTGGCGCTGCTGCTGTTCTTCCTGGTGATTCCGGTGTTCACCTTCATGCTGACGCCGGTGGCCAGCTGGTATTCGCGCCGCGACGAATTCGAGGCCGACCGCTACGCCGCCACGCAGAGCTCGTCCGGCATGCTGGTGTCGGCGCTGGTCAAACTGTACGATGACAACGCCGCCACCCTGACCCCCGATCCCGTGCATTCCGCCTTCTACGACAGCCACCCCCCCGCCGCCGTGCGCATCCGCCACCTGACGCAGGGAACATGA
- the paaE gene encoding 1,2-phenylacetyl-CoA epoxidase subunit PaaE, producing the protein MSQTSFHSLKVASVARNTRDAVVVTFDLPEDLRTQFAFRPGQYLTLRTELGGEELRRSYSICSAPGDGLLRVAIKKVDEGAFSSWANHELQPGQTLEVMPPAGNFTVDFAPEHRRHYVAFAVGSGITPVFSLVKTALSTEPHSRFTLFFGNRASSSVLFREEIEDLKNLYMERFSLVYIMSRESQDIELFNGRLDGDKVDQLMSAWMRPDDIDYAFVCGPQTMIESVVQHLQDRGIPKSHIKFELFGAPRGPRALRTGRDAPAAPGKGQCEVTVVQDGHRRSFFIDKNKDSVLDSALAQGVELPYSCKGGVCSTCRCKVIEGEVDMDANFALEDYEVARGFVLSCQSFPVSDRLVLDFDQET; encoded by the coding sequence ATGAGCCAGACTTCGTTCCATTCCCTGAAGGTCGCCTCGGTGGCGCGCAATACGCGCGACGCGGTCGTGGTCACCTTCGACCTGCCGGAAGACCTGCGCACGCAATTCGCATTCCGGCCCGGGCAGTACCTGACGCTGCGCACCGAGCTGGGCGGCGAAGAGCTGCGCCGTTCGTACTCCATCTGCTCGGCTCCTGGCGACGGCCTGCTGCGCGTGGCCATCAAGAAGGTCGACGAGGGCGCGTTCTCGAGCTGGGCCAACCACGAGCTGCAGCCGGGCCAGACGCTGGAGGTGATGCCGCCGGCCGGCAATTTCACGGTCGATTTCGCGCCTGAACATCGCCGCCACTATGTGGCCTTCGCCGTGGGCAGCGGCATCACGCCGGTGTTTTCGCTGGTGAAGACGGCGCTGTCCACCGAGCCGCACAGCCGCTTCACCCTGTTCTTCGGCAACCGCGCCTCGTCGTCGGTACTGTTTCGCGAAGAGATCGAAGACCTGAAGAACCTGTACATGGAGCGGTTTTCGCTGGTGTACATCATGAGCCGCGAGAGCCAGGACATCGAGCTGTTCAACGGCCGGCTGGACGGCGACAAGGTCGACCAGCTGATGTCGGCCTGGATGCGCCCGGACGACATCGACTATGCCTTCGTGTGCGGCCCGCAGACCATGATCGAAAGCGTGGTGCAGCATCTGCAGGACCGCGGCATCCCCAAATCGCACATCAAGTTCGAATTGTTCGGCGCGCCGCGCGGGCCGCGCGCGCTGCGCACCGGCCGCGACGCGCCGGCCGCGCCCGGCAAGGGCCAGTGCGAAGTCACCGTGGTGCAGGACGGCCATCGCCGCAGCTTTTTCATCGACAAGAACAAGGACAGCGTGCTCGACTCGGCCCTGGCGCAGGGCGTGGAGCTGCCTTATTCGTGCAAGGGCGGCGTCTGTTCGACGTGCCGCTGCAAAGTCATCGAAGGCGAAGTCGACATGGACGCCAACTTCGCGCTGGAAGACTATGAAGTGGCGCGCGGCTTCGTGCTCAGTTGCCAGAGTTTCCCGGTCAGCGATCGCCTGGTGCTGGATTTCGACCAGGAAACCTGA
- the rsgA gene encoding ribosome small subunit-dependent GTPase A, translating into MPVSSAAAQLEGRIVAAHGRHYMVEFPDGSVRHCFPRGKKAGAAVGDRVRIAPQGRDEGAIDAILPRRNLLFRSDETRAKQFAANVDQLLIVVAVEPTFSDDLAGRALAGAWSAGIEPLVILNKIDLAGGLAGARARLASVQALGVPVIELSAHDAAAVRERLAPRLAGRTTLLLGQSGMGKSTLLNALVPDAAAPTREHSTALDMGRHTTTTTRLYHLPAPGGDLIDSPGFQAFGLQHLSGEDILRGFPEFSPHIEHCRFYNCTHRHEPGCGVVAALQAGAIDAGRYALYRRILEESEAAQQRY; encoded by the coding sequence ATGCCTGTGAGCTCCGCCGCCGCGCAGCTGGAAGGCCGCATCGTCGCGGCGCACGGCCGCCACTACATGGTCGAGTTCCCCGACGGCTCGGTGCGCCACTGCTTTCCGCGCGGCAAAAAGGCGGGAGCCGCCGTGGGCGACCGGGTGCGCATCGCGCCGCAGGGCCGCGATGAAGGCGCCATCGACGCCATCCTGCCGCGCCGCAACCTGCTGTTCCGGTCCGACGAAACGCGCGCCAAGCAATTCGCCGCCAATGTCGACCAATTGCTGATCGTGGTGGCGGTCGAACCCACGTTTTCCGACGACCTGGCCGGCCGCGCGCTGGCCGGCGCCTGGAGCGCCGGCATCGAGCCGCTGGTCATCCTGAACAAGATCGACCTGGCCGGCGGCCTGGCCGGGGCACGCGCACGGCTGGCCTCGGTGCAGGCCCTGGGCGTGCCGGTCATCGAGCTCAGCGCGCACGACGCCGCGGCCGTGCGCGAACGGCTGGCGCCGCGGCTGGCGGGCCGCACCACCCTGTTGCTGGGCCAAAGCGGCATGGGCAAGTCGACCCTGCTCAATGCCCTGGTGCCCGACGCCGCCGCGCCCACCCGCGAGCATTCCACCGCGCTCGACATGGGCCGGCACACTACCACCACCACGCGGCTGTACCACCTGCCGGCGCCGGGCGGCGACCTGATCGATTCACCGGGTTTTCAGGCGTTCGGCCTGCAGCACCTGTCGGGCGAAGACATTCTGCGCGGCTTTCCGGAATTCTCGCCGCACATCGAGCACTGCCGCTTCTACAACTGCACGCACCGCCACGAGCCCGGCTGCGGCGTGGTGGCGGCGCTGCAGGCCGGCGCCATCGACGCCGGGCGGTACGCGCTGTACCGCCGCATCCTGGAAGAAAGCGAGGCCGCGCAACAGCGCTACTGA
- the paaA gene encoding 1,2-phenylacetyl-CoA epoxidase subunit PaaA — translation MYAQLVETGVKQVRSADQLTGPEQAFQRRIDDGVRIEPQDWMPEAYRKTLIRQISQHAHSEIVGMLPEGNWITRAPSLKRKAILLAKVQDEAGHGLYLYSAAETLGVSRDELVDDLHTGRAKYSSIFNYPTLSWADIGMIGWLVDGSAIINQIPLCRCSYGPYARAMVRVCKEESFHQRQGYDLLIQMCRHGTPEQKAMCQDALNRWWWPALMMFGPSDAESPNSAQSMAWKIKLFSNDELRQKMVDQTVPQAEYLGLAVPDPDLKWNAERGHYDFGEIDWSEFYAVIKGHGPCNRERLAARKQAHEAGAWVRDGLAAHAEKQARRKAA, via the coding sequence ATGTACGCACAGCTTGTTGAAACCGGCGTCAAGCAGGTCCGCAGCGCCGACCAGCTCACCGGCCCGGAACAGGCGTTCCAGCGCCGCATCGACGACGGCGTGCGCATCGAGCCTCAAGACTGGATGCCCGAGGCCTACCGCAAGACGCTCATCCGCCAGATCTCGCAGCATGCCCATTCCGAAATCGTCGGCATGCTGCCCGAAGGCAACTGGATCACCCGCGCGCCGTCGCTCAAGCGCAAGGCCATTCTGCTGGCCAAGGTGCAAGACGAAGCCGGCCATGGCCTGTACCTGTACAGCGCCGCCGAAACCCTGGGCGTGTCGCGCGATGAACTGGTCGACGACCTGCACACCGGCCGCGCCAAATATTCCAGCATCTTCAACTACCCCACGCTCAGCTGGGCCGATATCGGCATGATCGGCTGGCTGGTCGACGGTTCGGCCATCATCAACCAGATTCCGCTGTGCCGCTGTTCGTACGGCCCGTACGCGCGGGCCATGGTGCGGGTCTGCAAAGAAGAGTCGTTCCACCAGCGCCAGGGCTACGACCTGCTGATCCAGATGTGCCGCCACGGCACCCCCGAACAAAAGGCCATGTGCCAGGACGCCCTGAACCGCTGGTGGTGGCCGGCCTTGATGATGTTCGGCCCGTCCGACGCCGAGTCGCCCAACAGCGCGCAGTCGATGGCCTGGAAGATCAAGCTGTTCTCCAACGACGAGCTGCGCCAGAAAATGGTGGACCAGACCGTGCCGCAGGCCGAGTACCTGGGCCTGGCCGTGCCCGATCCCGACCTGAAGTGGAATGCCGAGCGCGGCCACTACGATTTCGGCGAGATCGACTGGAGCGAGTTCTATGCGGTGATCAAGGGCCACGGCCCCTGCAACCGCGAGCGGCTGGCCGCGCGCAAGCAGGCCCATGAAGCCGGCGCCTGGGTGCGCGACGGGCTGGCAGCCCACGCCGAGAAGCAGGCGCGCCGCAAGGCGGCCTGA
- the rplS gene encoding 50S ribosomal protein L19: MNLIAILEQEEIKRLTGDKTVPEFAPGDTVVVSVNVVEGTRKRVQAYEGVVIAKRNRGLNSSFIVRKISSGEAVERTFQLYSPQIAGIEVKRRGDVRRAKLYYLRSRSGKSARIKEKLVTKQAKSA; encoded by the coding sequence ATGAACCTCATCGCCATCCTGGAACAGGAAGAAATCAAGCGCCTTACCGGCGACAAGACCGTGCCCGAATTCGCCCCCGGCGACACCGTGGTGGTCAGCGTCAACGTCGTGGAAGGCACCCGCAAGCGTGTGCAGGCCTACGAAGGCGTTGTCATCGCCAAGCGCAACCGCGGCCTGAACTCTTCGTTCATCGTCCGCAAGATCTCGTCCGGCGAAGCCGTCGAGCGTACCTTCCAGCTGTACTCGCCGCAAATCGCCGGCATCGAAGTCAAGCGCCGCGGCGACGTGCGCCGCGCCAAGCTGTACTACCTGCGCAGCCGTTCGGGCAAGTCGGCGCGCATCAAGGAAAAGCTGGTCACCAAGCAGGCCAAGTCGGCCTGA
- a CDS encoding DMT family transporter yields the protein MSYTSLILVILAAMAHATWNLLAKRAAMVGPVFVFAYGLCAVLVYAPWVIWILLHEGMAWTWPVVLCILASSALHLGYSLCLQRGYQVADLSVVYPIARGTGPLLSTTGAFLLLGEPATTTGIAGMLCVVGGVLLIATQGRLSLFRQPQAWLGVRWGVVIGLFIAAYTVVDAYGVKVVLIMPVLFDWFTCATRTVMMGPHVLRRRAESWQAMRGHWHLALAVGVLSPLGYILVLYALRNGAPLSLVAPAREMSMMLGTLAGMFLLREKVGIGRLAGCAAILAGVVLLGSS from the coding sequence ATGTCTTATACGTCCCTGATATTGGTCATCCTGGCGGCGATGGCGCATGCCACGTGGAATTTGCTGGCCAAGCGGGCGGCGATGGTGGGGCCGGTGTTCGTATTCGCCTACGGGCTGTGCGCCGTGCTGGTATATGCCCCCTGGGTGATCTGGATTTTGCTGCACGAAGGCATGGCCTGGACCTGGCCGGTGGTGTTGTGCATCCTGGCATCCAGCGCCCTGCACCTGGGCTACAGCCTGTGCCTGCAGCGCGGCTACCAGGTGGCGGATTTGTCGGTGGTGTATCCCATTGCGCGCGGCACCGGGCCGCTGCTGTCGACGACGGGGGCTTTTTTGCTGCTGGGCGAACCGGCCACCACGACTGGTATTGCCGGAATGCTGTGCGTGGTGGGCGGGGTGCTGCTGATCGCCACGCAGGGCCGCCTGTCGCTGTTCCGCCAGCCCCAGGCCTGGCTGGGGGTGCGCTGGGGCGTGGTGATCGGCCTGTTCATCGCCGCGTATACGGTGGTGGACGCCTACGGTGTAAAGGTGGTGCTGATCATGCCGGTGCTGTTCGACTGGTTTACCTGCGCCACCCGCACCGTGATGATGGGCCCGCACGTATTGCGGCGGCGCGCCGAAAGCTGGCAGGCCATGCGCGGCCACTGGCACCTGGCGCTGGCCGTGGGCGTGCTGTCGCCGCTGGGGTACATCCTGGTGCTGTATGCGCTGCGCAACGGTGCCCCCTTGAGCCTGGTGGCGCCGGCACGCGAAATGTCGATGATGCTGGGCACGCTGGCGGGCATGTTTCTACTGCGCGAGAAAGTGGGCATTGGCCGGCTGGCCGGCTGCGCGGCGATTCTGGCGGGTGTGGTGCTGCTGGGGTCCAGCTAG
- the paaX gene encoding phenylacetic acid degradation operon negative regulatory protein PaaX, which translates to MANPPSPVGRHIARLLKEDPPRAKSLCVSLLGDALACHGGAIWLGGIIELLEPLGINERLLRTSVFRLVAQGWLQAERHGRRSLYQLSDQGRRHTAHASQRIYVGPAADWNGEWTLVALPRLGNNGLAERTELRRELAWEGFGMIAPGLFAHPQADARTAHDILEKLGIPDKALVLSGRDLAGAGGLPIASLAPQCWSLDALAGQYRHFSRQFGPLEKLLDDPPDPADAFATRMLLLHTWRRIVLHDPQLPVPMLPERWPGHAARALCGQIYWKLFDASEQHLDAVAGRDNDRYTPLSPAVYTRFGGRPAA; encoded by the coding sequence ATGGCCAATCCCCCCTCGCCCGTCGGCCGCCATATCGCCCGCCTGCTCAAGGAAGACCCGCCGCGCGCCAAGTCGCTGTGCGTCAGCCTGCTGGGCGATGCGCTGGCCTGCCATGGCGGGGCCATCTGGCTGGGCGGCATTATCGAATTGCTGGAGCCGCTGGGCATCAACGAGCGGCTGCTGCGCACCAGCGTATTCCGGCTGGTGGCCCAGGGCTGGCTGCAGGCCGAACGGCACGGACGGCGCAGCCTGTACCAGTTGTCGGACCAGGGCCGCCGCCATACGGCGCATGCCTCGCAGCGCATCTACGTGGGCCCGGCCGCCGACTGGAACGGCGAGTGGACACTGGTGGCTCTGCCGCGCCTGGGCAACAACGGGCTGGCCGAGCGCACCGAGCTGCGCCGCGAACTGGCCTGGGAAGGCTTCGGCATGATCGCCCCGGGGTTGTTCGCGCACCCGCAGGCCGACGCCCGCACCGCGCACGACATCCTGGAAAAGCTGGGCATTCCCGACAAGGCCCTGGTGCTGTCGGGGCGCGACCTGGCCGGCGCGGGCGGCCTGCCCATCGCCAGCCTGGCGCCGCAGTGCTGGAGCCTGGACGCGCTGGCGGGCCAGTACCGGCATTTTTCGCGCCAGTTCGGCCCGCTGGAAAAATTGCTGGACGACCCGCCCGACCCTGCCGACGCTTTTGCCACCCGCATGCTGCTGCTGCACACCTGGCGCCGCATCGTGCTGCACGACCCGCAACTGCCGGTGCCCATGCTGCCCGAGCGCTGGCCGGGCCACGCCGCGCGCGCGCTGTGCGGCCAGATCTACTGGAAATTGTTCGACGCTTCGGAACAGCATCTGGACGCCGTGGCCGGGCGCGACAACGACCGCTACACGCCGCTGTCGCCCGCCGTGTACACGCGCTTCGGCGGCCGCCCGGCCGCATAG
- the paaC gene encoding 1,2-phenylacetyl-CoA epoxidase subunit PaaC gives MDKPFFEYLLRLGDTTLVLSQRLSEWCGHGPALEEDLALTNTALDLLGQARMWLTLAGEVEGAGRDEDALAYLRHAPEFRNATLVERPNGHYGDTLARQFFFDVWHYFLLQRLAQSADERVAAIAAKSLKEVTYHVRRSSDLVVRLGDGTAESHARMQEAVEAAWRHTGELFIDDAVDRDLAARGIGCELAALREPWLAHVREVLDEATLAVPELAEASHAALQGGRQGRHTEALSYLLAEMQSLPRAYPGAAW, from the coding sequence ATGGACAAGCCTTTTTTCGAATACCTGCTGCGCCTGGGCGACACCACGCTGGTGCTGTCGCAGCGCCTGTCGGAATGGTGCGGCCACGGACCGGCGCTGGAAGAAGACCTGGCGCTGACCAATACCGCGCTCGACCTGCTGGGCCAGGCCCGCATGTGGCTGACGCTGGCCGGCGAAGTCGAGGGGGCCGGCCGCGACGAAGACGCGCTGGCCTATTTGCGCCATGCGCCCGAGTTCCGCAACGCCACGCTGGTCGAGCGGCCCAACGGCCATTACGGCGACACGCTGGCGCGGCAGTTTTTCTTCGACGTGTGGCATTACTTCCTGCTGCAGCGTCTGGCGCAGTCCGCCGACGAACGCGTGGCGGCGATCGCCGCCAAGTCGCTGAAAGAAGTCACCTATCACGTGCGCCGCTCGTCCGATCTGGTGGTGCGGCTGGGCGACGGCACCGCGGAAAGCCATGCGCGCATGCAAGAGGCCGTGGAGGCCGCCTGGCGCCATACCGGCGAGTTGTTCATCGACGACGCCGTGGACCGCGACCTGGCCGCGCGCGGCATCGGCTGTGAGCTGGCGGCGCTGCGCGAGCCCTGGCTCGCCCATGTGCGCGAAGTGCTGGACGAAGCCACGCTGGCCGTGCCCGAGCTCGCCGAGGCCAGCCATGCCGCGCTGCAGGGCGGGCGCCAGGGGCGGCATACCGAAGCCCTGAGCTACCTGCTGGCCGAGATGCAATCGCTGCCGCGCGCCTATCCCGGAGCCGCCTGGTGA